From the genome of Leptotrichia sp. HSP-342:
TCTACTGGTATTCCCCATACTCCTTTAAAGTTATTTTCCAAAGCATTAGACATTGCACCTTGTCCACATAAATGCGATGCTGCAAGCATTCCAGATGATGTAAGCAAAAAACTTTTTCCTCTCAAATCTTCTGCTTTATAGCCTTGATTTCTTTTTTTCATTATTATTGTTTTTACTCTTGCTTCAGAAGCTGTTACTTTTCCTGGTGCTTTGTAAACTGCATTTCTAGGAACTGCTACATTTTTACAAATTTTATCCTTATGTTTTTTCAAAGTTGCCCATCTCATTTTTACAGAACGCATAATTACTTCATCTTGTGCTGCTGGAGTATTCAAAAAACTTTGTTTTCCTGTTAACTTCCATTTTGTGGCACCTTCACCAATAAATCTGGCATTTGCCCAAGTTGATCCTTTTGGTAGCCATCCCATATCCATCAAAACATCAGTTCCTATTTGATATTTTCCAATATAGTATTTTTGGTCTGCTAAATCATATTTTCCTCCACTTTCCAGCTTGGCTAATTTTTCAAAAAATGCAACCGCACTATCCCCAATATCTACTCCATTAAATTTTCTATTTACCACAATCAATTTCCCCCTTTAAATCTTAAAACTTTCACAAAATTAATTTTATCAATTTAAATAAAATTATTACATTCCTTCTTTGTTTGCTATATTCTTATTTATAATTAATTTTATCATAAACTATTTTAACTGGCTTTTATGTATATATCCTTTCATATAATATCCCCCGTCTTTATTATAAAAATACACATATTTCCAGGCACCTTCATTTAAAATTTCCTCAACTGTAACGTTATTCGCTAATTTATGAATTATTGAGCTATCTGAACCATTGTTTTCTCTTACATTAACAACATTTTCCTTTGAAGTCGTTATAAAAATTTTACCTGTTCTCTTAGGTGATACTAGCCCAAAATCTCTAACTTCTTCACGCCATAAATGTTCACTTTTCATATCCGTTATCACATAATTGGTCCCCCCACTTGCTGCAACTATTGATAAAAACAGATTATTTCCATCAATGCTTTCCAATTGTGAATCTAAATTTACTATATCTTTTACTATTATTTTTCCATTTTTTGTAAAAAAAGTTTCACTATTTGATTGTCCCGCATAAGCATAAGGATATGTAAGAGTGTATATTGAGTAAATATTATTTGTAAAAAAAGCTGCCCCCTCCACTTTATCATCTGCTTCTTTAGAATTTTTATTATATTCATCAACTATCTTGTAAATTTCTTTTGGAAGTTTATCCAGTGCAATTTCCTTTGTAGAAAGCTCTTTTATAATCTTTACTGTTTCAAAACCGTTTATTTTGCTCTCAAATTCTGAAAAATTAGAATATTTTATCATATTTTCTCTCTTTGCAGTAAGTTCCGAGTATCTTTCTTCTATAAATATTTTTTTAGGAATCATAAAATTACGATAATTTTCATATACATAATCCACAATTTCTTTTGGAACTTCACGTAATTCCAGCCTTTTTAAGTTTTTTAATCTAGAAATTTCCTCAACTCCGTTTTTTAACGGATTAAAACTTACATCCAAGTGTTCGAGCTTTGCTAATTTTCCAATCCCTCTAATATCACTTATTTTATTGTTATGTATCCATAGTTCCCTTAAATTTGGCAAATTTAATAACGGTTTTACATCTTCTATCTGATTAAAATTTATTTTCAATACTTCCATTCTTTTTAGATTTTCTAACGGCTTTATGTCCTTTATTCTATTCCAACGTAAATCAAGAATTTTTAAATTTTTGTAATTTACAATGCAATTTATCTCTTCCAACCCTTTATTTCTCAAGTCTATTTTTTCAGCATTAATATTATATTTTTCTAGTTCAGTACAGCTTTTATCTTTTTTGGAAATTGTATGAATTTGTGCCATTTGTTCATTTGTATTTCTATTTTCTTTCAACTCATCACTTTTACTGTTACTACATGCTATAAATACTATAAAAATTGAAATTTTTAGTATTTTTCTCATTTTTCCTCCTATTATTTATATTATTATTTTAATTAATAAAAAATTTATTTTATATAAATATTTTTTAATATTTTTATATTTATTCATTTTATTTTAATCTATATAATGATACCTTATGTTTTAAATTTTGTCAATAAAAAAATGGTTTTTTCCTAAAAATTTTATATTATTTTGAAAAAGTGCTTGTAATTATAATAAAAAAGTGATATTATTAATTTAGAAAATAAATTTAAAACTTCAGGGCAGGGCGAAATTCCCGACCGGTGGTAAAGTCCACGAGTTGTTTTTATTTTAAATAAAATTAAAACGACATGAACTGGTGCAATTCCAGTACCGATAGTTACAGTCTAGATGGTAGAAGTGAAATGATTAATTTTTAATATGAATTTATTAAATAATTTTGTTGTATATAACTCAGTTATTTATGTAAAATTCAGAATTATAATAATTACAAATTAAAATTACCTACCTTTATATAAAAGCCTTGAATCTTAGTATTCTTGGCTTTTTTAGTTTTAAATGAAAATAAAAAATTAAATAATGAGAGGATGATTTAAAAATGAGAACTTTTGAAGGAAAATTTGATGGAAGAAATGTAAAAATATCTATTGTAGCTGGAAGATTTAATGAATTCATTACTTCAAAATTGATTGGAGGGGCTTTGGATGTATTAAAAAGAAATGATGTTTCTGAAGAAAATATTGATATCGCTTGGGTTCCAGGAGCTTTTGAAATACCACTAATTGCAAAAAAATTAGCAAATACACAAAAATATGATGCAATAATTACTCTTGGAGCTGTTATAAAAGGTTCTACACCACACTTTGACTATGTTTGTGCAGAAGTTTCAAAAGGAGTTGCCCAAATTTCATTGCAAAGTGAATTACCTGTAATTTTTGGAGTTTTAACTACAAACAACATTGAAGAAGCTATTGAAAGAGCCGGAACAAAAGCTGGAAATAAAGGCGCAGATGCTGCATTTTCTGCAATCGAAATGATTAATTTAATAAAAGAAATTGGATAAAAAATATTTTTGTAAAATTTTCAGAAAATTTTGATAAAAATAAAATTATAAATTTAATTGATAGCATCATGAATTATACTCAAACCTATTTAAAATTAAACTACTAAAAATTATATAAATTTAGGGTTTGAGTAAAATAGTCATAGCCTTTTGAGTTTAGTTTTAAATCAGTTTTACTATAATAAAGGAAAAAATAAAATGAGTGAAAATGTTGATGAAAAATATATGAAAATAGCAATTGAACTGGCAAAAAAAGGTGCTGGATCAGTAAATCCCAATCCAATGGTTGGAGCTGTTGTCGTTCAAAATGGAAAAATTATTGGAACTGGCTATCACAAGTATTTTGGAGGACCTCACGCCGAAGTTTATGCCTTGGATGAAGCTTCAAAAAACTCTAAAGATTTGTCAGATGCAACAATTTATGTTACATTGGAACCTTGCTCGCATTATGGAAAAACGCCGCCTTGTGCAGAAAAAATTGTAAATTTGGGATTAAAAAGATGTGTTATTGGCTCATCTGATCCAAATCCAAAAGTAGCTGGAAAAGGTATACAAATATTGAAAAATGCTGGAATTGAAGTTACTGAAAATATTTTGAAAGAAGAATGCGACAAAATAAACCAAGTGTTTTTCAAATATATTATGACAAAATTACCATATTTATTCTTAAAATGTGCGATTACTCTAGATGGAAAAATTGCTACAAAAACAGGAAATTCCAAATGGATTACAAACGAAGCGGCACGTGAAAAAGTACAATTTTACCGAAATAAATTTATGGGAATAATGGTTGGGATAAATACTATTCTAGCTGATAATCCAAGTCTTACTGCGAGAATTGAAAACGGTGTAAATCCATATAGAATAATTATTGATCCACATTTAAAAACTGAAAAAGATTATACTGTTATTAAGGAAAATATTGATGAAAAAACCATAATTATTACATCAGAAAAAAATAAAAATTCTGAAAAGCAGTTAGATTTTTCTAAAAATAACAAGGTTAAATTTGTATTTTTAAATGATACAAAATTTAGTTTTAAAGAAATCCTTGAAAAAATTGGAACCTTTGGAATCGACTCAATTTTATTAGAAGGTGGTCAATCTCTTATTTCACAGGCATTTGAAGAAGATGTTGTTGATGCTGGGGAAATTTTCATTGCTAATAAAATTTTAGGCGATATTGAAGGAAAATCTTTTATTACTGGATTTGATAAGAAAAATATGAATGAAGCTATTGTTTTAAAAAATGTAAAATATAATGTTTATAGTGAAAATGTTGGAATGGAATTTTTACAAAAAAATTATAATTAACAGATTGACTAT
Proteins encoded in this window:
- the ribE gene encoding 6,7-dimethyl-8-ribityllumazine synthase, producing the protein MRTFEGKFDGRNVKISIVAGRFNEFITSKLIGGALDVLKRNDVSEENIDIAWVPGAFEIPLIAKKLANTQKYDAIITLGAVIKGSTPHFDYVCAEVSKGVAQISLQSELPVIFGVLTTNNIEEAIERAGTKAGNKGADAAFSAIEMINLIKEIG
- a CDS encoding leucine-rich repeat domain-containing protein, producing the protein MRKILKISIFIVFIACSNSKSDELKENRNTNEQMAQIHTISKKDKSCTELEKYNINAEKIDLRNKGLEEINCIVNYKNLKILDLRWNRIKDIKPLENLKRMEVLKINFNQIEDVKPLLNLPNLRELWIHNNKISDIRGIGKLAKLEHLDVSFNPLKNGVEEISRLKNLKRLELREVPKEIVDYVYENYRNFMIPKKIFIEERYSELTAKRENMIKYSNFSEFESKINGFETVKIIKELSTKEIALDKLPKEIYKIVDEYNKNSKEADDKVEGAAFFTNNIYSIYTLTYPYAYAGQSNSETFFTKNGKIIVKDIVNLDSQLESIDGNNLFLSIVAASGGTNYVITDMKSEHLWREEVRDFGLVSPKRTGKIFITTSKENVVNVRENNGSDSSIIHKLANNVTVEEILNEGAWKYVYFYNKDGGYYMKGYIHKSQLK
- the ribD gene encoding bifunctional diaminohydroxyphosphoribosylaminopyrimidine deaminase/5-amino-6-(5-phosphoribosylamino)uracil reductase RibD, which gives rise to MSENVDEKYMKIAIELAKKGAGSVNPNPMVGAVVVQNGKIIGTGYHKYFGGPHAEVYALDEASKNSKDLSDATIYVTLEPCSHYGKTPPCAEKIVNLGLKRCVIGSSDPNPKVAGKGIQILKNAGIEVTENILKEECDKINQVFFKYIMTKLPYLFLKCAITLDGKIATKTGNSKWITNEAAREKVQFYRNKFMGIMVGINTILADNPSLTARIENGVNPYRIIIDPHLKTEKDYTVIKENIDEKTIIITSEKNKNSEKQLDFSKNNKVKFVFLNDTKFSFKEILEKIGTFGIDSILLEGGQSLISQAFEEDVVDAGEIFIANKILGDIEGKSFITGFDKKNMNEAIVLKNVKYNVYSENVGMEFLQKNYN